A window of Candidatus Methylomirabilis sp. contains these coding sequences:
- a CDS encoding long-chain fatty acid--CoA ligase yields the protein MAGAVAATNQDLDRPWFAHYDPWVPPRLEYPDIPLHRFLSASARQYPDRDAIIFYGRRLTYRALDEAATRFAAALADRGLAKGDRVSLFLPNCPQMVIAYYGTLRAGGLAVSTSPLYSTRELTHQLNDSGAETIVVLSKLYPLVREVASQTGLKRIIVTNIKEYFPPLLRILFTLLKEKRQGHRPHVGRGPGTEWFSEMLTSAPAEPPATTVGPDDPALLQYTGGTTGLAKGAVLTHRNLVANTMQIGAWLVKPVLSSVEGENGGHEIFLGAIPFFHIYGMTVVMNLCISLGHTMVLLPQFKVQEVLETIAKYRPTLFPGVPTMYVAINDYQEVGRYDLRSIKACLSGAAPLPVEVQTRFEALTGARLVEGYGLTEAAPVTHANPLYDKRRIGTIGLPLPDTDARIVDLQTGERTLPPKEIGEVAVKGPQVMAGYWNQPSETAMVLRNGWLYTGDIGYMDEQGYFTIVDRKKEMIIAGGFNVYPREVEEPLYEHPQVKEVVAVGLPDPYRGETVKVYVVLKEGERATEQEIIDFCKQRMAKHKVPTLVEFRQELPKTLVGKVLRRALREEEIAKRTSQAA from the coding sequence ATGGCGGGCGCAGTGGCTGCCACGAACCAGGACCTTGACCGACCATGGTTCGCCCACTATGACCCGTGGGTTCCACCGCGCCTCGAGTACCCGGATATTCCGCTCCATCGCTTCCTCTCAGCCTCCGCCCGGCAGTACCCGGATCGGGACGCGATTATCTTCTATGGCAGGAGGCTCACGTATCGCGCCCTGGACGAGGCCGCCACACGGTTTGCTGCAGCCCTTGCAGACCGCGGGCTGGCGAAGGGCGACCGGGTCTCGCTCTTTCTCCCGAACTGCCCTCAGATGGTCATCGCCTACTACGGCACACTGCGCGCTGGAGGTCTCGCGGTCTCAACCAGCCCGCTCTACTCCACAAGGGAGCTTACACACCAACTGAACGACTCCGGCGCCGAGACCATCGTCGTGTTGTCGAAGCTCTACCCGCTCGTCAGGGAGGTCGCCTCACAGACCGGCCTGAAGCGGATCATCGTCACGAATATCAAAGAGTACTTCCCGCCTTTGCTCCGAATACTCTTTACCCTCCTGAAGGAGAAACGCCAGGGGCACCGACCTCACGTGGGACGAGGGCCTGGAACGGAGTGGTTCTCGGAGATGTTGACCTCCGCGCCCGCGGAGCCCCCCGCCACTACAGTCGGCCCTGATGACCCGGCGCTGCTGCAGTACACCGGCGGCACGACAGGATTGGCCAAGGGGGCCGTACTGACACACAGGAATCTGGTGGCCAACACAATGCAGATCGGCGCGTGGCTGGTAAAGCCTGTCCTGAGCTCAGTCGAAGGAGAGAACGGCGGACACGAGATCTTCCTGGGGGCGATCCCCTTTTTTCACATCTATGGGATGACGGTGGTAATGAATCTGTGCATCTCGCTGGGTCATACGATGGTGCTCTTGCCGCAATTCAAGGTACAGGAGGTCCTGGAGACGATCGCCAAGTACCGCCCCACCCTCTTCCCCGGTGTCCCGACGATGTACGTGGCCATCAATGATTACCAGGAGGTGGGCAGGTACGACCTCCGTTCGATCAAAGCCTGCTTGAGCGGGGCCGCGCCGTTACCGGTCGAGGTACAAACCAGGTTCGAGGCGCTCACCGGCGCTCGCCTTGTCGAGGGGTACGGCCTGACCGAGGCCGCGCCGGTCACGCACGCGAACCCGCTCTATGACAAGAGGAGGATCGGGACGATCGGTCTGCCGCTACCCGACACCGACGCCAGGATTGTCGATCTGCAGACCGGTGAGCGCACCCTGCCGCCAAAGGAGATCGGCGAGGTGGCGGTCAAGGGGCCCCAGGTAATGGCAGGCTATTGGAATCAGCCGAGCGAGACCGCCATGGTATTACGGAATGGATGGTTGTATACGGGCGATATCGGCTACATGGATGAGCAGGGCTACTTCACCATCGTCGACCGCAAAAAAGAGATGATTATCGCCGGCGGCTTTAACGTCTATCCCCGGGAGGTTGAAGAACCGCTGTATGAGCATCCACAGGTCAAAGAGGTGGTAGCGGTGGGCCTGCCTGACCCATACCGTGGGGAGACGGTGAAGGTCTATGTTGTCCTGAAAGAGGGGGAACGCGCCACCGAGCAGGAGATCATCGACTTTTGCAAGCAGAGGATGGCAAAACACAAGGTGCCCACCCTGGTGGAGTTCAGGCAGGAGCTACCGAAAACGCTTGTGGGTAAGGTGCTCCGACGCGCCTTGCGCGAAGAGGAGATAGCCAAGCGGACGTCGCAAGCCGCTTGA
- a CDS encoding MMPL family transporter translates to MSIRKLLSSTVLAYPRTALVLAVIVTILSVQAAMQRLSFTSTHEALSSLNGRVGQVQEQYNQAFGDPDRAVIVIETKNREEAKRFAAALAGRLKALAPDIEEVLYRFDLKSLEDRFLMYLSPEELADLKSKLQEHRSLLDELSIEPGLNRLFQLIHREISKALVGHLFTGFLDEQEGEAKHPVELTPLLKLLTQLNAWASAPRTYTSPWSQFFVEADEEGDREGYLWSKDKRFLFVLATVKADSKSLLKFERPIKGIRNEIRLLQSQYPGVQAGVTGGPALEHDEVTAAQRDSGLMTAISLGGVALLTVLVFRGVARPLMGTLALVMGVCWAFGFAAVTVGHLNMLSMVLAPMLIGIGMDYGIHLLARYEEERGAGHSIQQALERAFEGAGPGILHSAVTTSVGLFALILTGIGVLQELGLITGCGLLLTLISTFVVLPPLLILWDKRPVLSHSTGFATGPVEGHPIEGKAGIAHWHIPHLPKPPDFLEFWYRRPRMVLALSAVGTLAALYAMSGLEFDGNVLRLQAEGTESVTWELKIIRNSERSTSYGVILAKSLEEVRTKTKAIEALPSVSKVESLASVIPEDQERKLGLVHELRPMLVGVNLAQLPTPAPVDLDELLSTLQRIKAKMLTADDAKKWTGKDAPPLKMMTQARSLIGQFERLLQQRDHEEIRQRLSILQTKLFQDFHDKVALLARAMTSGPVRLDDLPSDLKKQFVGRDGSYLLRVYPRGDPWELASQTTFVNDLRKVDPDVVGDPVKGYEVITAMKRGYQQVAIYALIGVAALFLLNLRDLRYFLLAKVPLLVGAVWTAGLMHLFQLKFNLANLIIIPLIVAPGVENGLMIIHRFREEAESAVLPRSIGKGVALSSLTTMVGFGSLMIAHHRGASSIGLLVTLGVGAVLVVSVIVLPALLTVVARRLSKAVPSSVIQVDSPPGHIEPGTRNIEQETVLNTKEK, encoded by the coding sequence ATGAGCATCCGGAAACTTCTCTCTTCTACAGTCCTCGCCTACCCGCGGACCGCACTGGTTCTGGCGGTGATCGTGACCATCCTGTCGGTCCAGGCAGCGATGCAGCGGTTGAGCTTCACCTCCACCCATGAGGCGCTGTCCTCCCTCAACGGGAGGGTGGGCCAGGTTCAAGAACAATATAACCAGGCGTTTGGCGACCCGGATAGGGCGGTCATCGTCATCGAGACCAAGAATCGGGAAGAGGCCAAGCGCTTTGCCGCCGCACTCGCCGGTCGGCTGAAGGCCCTGGCCCCGGATATCGAGGAGGTTCTTTACCGCTTCGACCTCAAGTCATTGGAGGACCGATTCCTCATGTACCTCTCCCCCGAGGAGTTGGCCGACCTGAAAAGTAAGCTCCAGGAGCATCGCTCGCTGCTGGACGAGTTGTCTATCGAGCCGGGCTTAAACCGCCTGTTCCAACTGATCCATCGGGAGATCAGTAAGGCGTTGGTCGGTCACCTGTTCACCGGCTTTCTGGACGAGCAAGAGGGTGAGGCCAAGCATCCCGTTGAACTGACCCCGCTGTTGAAGCTGCTCACGCAGTTGAACGCCTGGGCTTCCGCCCCACGGACCTACACGTCACCATGGAGTCAGTTCTTCGTCGAGGCCGACGAGGAAGGTGATCGGGAAGGGTACCTATGGTCCAAAGACAAGCGGTTCCTGTTCGTCCTGGCCACCGTGAAGGCGGACTCCAAGAGCTTGCTCAAATTCGAGCGGCCGATTAAGGGGATCCGCAACGAGATCCGGTTGCTGCAGTCACAGTATCCCGGAGTCCAAGCCGGCGTGACCGGGGGTCCGGCCCTCGAGCATGATGAGGTCACTGCCGCCCAGCGGGATTCCGGCCTGATGACCGCCATCTCACTCGGCGGCGTGGCCTTACTGACAGTGCTGGTCTTTCGCGGTGTGGCAAGACCCCTGATGGGGACCCTCGCGCTCGTTATGGGTGTCTGCTGGGCCTTCGGGTTTGCCGCCGTCACGGTGGGCCACCTGAATATGCTGTCGATGGTCTTGGCGCCGATGCTGATCGGGATCGGGATGGACTATGGAATCCACCTCCTGGCCCGGTATGAAGAGGAGCGAGGCGCGGGCCATTCCATCCAGCAGGCATTGGAGCGGGCCTTCGAAGGCGCCGGTCCCGGCATCCTCCACTCGGCCGTGACAACCTCTGTGGGTCTTTTTGCGCTCATCCTCACGGGAATTGGCGTATTGCAAGAGCTGGGTTTGATTACCGGGTGTGGCCTGCTGCTTACGCTGATCTCGACCTTCGTGGTCCTCCCACCACTCCTCATATTATGGGACAAGCGACCTGTCCTGAGTCATTCGACGGGATTCGCTACAGGCCCCGTCGAAGGACACCCCATTGAAGGGAAGGCAGGTATAGCCCACTGGCATATCCCGCACTTACCGAAACCTCCGGATTTTCTGGAATTCTGGTATCGCCGACCTCGAATGGTCCTTGCGTTATCAGCCGTCGGCACACTGGCCGCCCTGTACGCGATGAGCGGTCTGGAATTCGACGGCAACGTCCTCCGCCTTCAAGCGGAAGGAACCGAGTCGGTGACCTGGGAACTGAAGATCATCAGGAACTCTGAGCGCTCGACCTCCTACGGCGTCATCCTGGCCAAAAGCCTCGAAGAGGTGCGAACGAAGACCAAGGCGATCGAGGCCTTGCCTTCAGTGAGCAAGGTCGAGAGCCTCGCGTCGGTCATACCGGAGGATCAGGAACGGAAGCTCGGGCTGGTTCATGAACTGAGACCTATGCTGGTTGGGGTGAACCTCGCGCAACTGCCCACACCGGCGCCGGTCGATCTCGATGAGCTGCTGAGTACGCTGCAGCGGATCAAGGCAAAGATGCTGACGGCTGATGACGCCAAGAAATGGACTGGAAAGGATGCGCCGCCCCTGAAAATGATGACGCAGGCAAGAAGCCTGATCGGTCAATTCGAGCGACTGCTCCAGCAGCGCGACCATGAAGAGATCCGCCAGCGACTTTCTATCCTTCAGACTAAACTGTTTCAGGATTTCCATGACAAGGTAGCGCTCCTCGCCAGAGCCATGACTTCAGGTCCGGTCCGGCTCGATGATCTGCCGAGCGATCTGAAAAAGCAGTTCGTAGGGCGGGATGGTTCGTATCTGCTCCGCGTGTACCCACGAGGCGACCCGTGGGAGCTTGCCTCGCAGACGACATTCGTCAATGACCTGAGAAAGGTTGATCCTGACGTCGTCGGCGACCCGGTGAAGGGGTACGAAGTCATCACCGCGATGAAACGAGGGTACCAGCAGGTGGCAATCTATGCCTTGATCGGGGTGGCTGCGCTGTTTTTGCTGAACCTGCGCGACCTGCGCTATTTCCTTCTGGCCAAGGTCCCGCTGCTGGTTGGGGCTGTCTGGACCGCTGGTCTGATGCATCTCTTTCAGTTGAAGTTCAATCTGGCCAACCTGATTATTATCCCGCTGATCGTGGCGCCTGGGGTGGAGAACGGTCTGATGATCATCCACCGCTTTCGGGAGGAGGCGGAATCCGCCGTGCTGCCGCGGAGCATCGGGAAGGGTGTGGCGCTCTCATCTCTGACGACCATGGTCGGCTTCGGCAGTTTGATGATTGCCCATCACCGCGGCGCATCCAGCATCGGTCTCCTGGTGACGCTGGGCGTCGGGGCTGTTCTGGTCGTCTCTGTGATCGTGTTGCCGGCTCTCCTCACCGTTGTTGCAAGGCGGTTATCAAAAGCGGTCCCGAGTTCCGTGATCCAGGTTGATAGCCCCCCTGGGCATATTGAACCGGGTACTCGGAACATAGAACAGGAAACGGTACTCAACACAAAGGAGAAGTGA
- a CDS encoding ABC transporter substrate-binding protein, which translates to MSGAMRLTVRTGVVSGVITLMWLVVAASAFASETTDQVKTELDHLTGIVKDPALQEKAKEEARKSMVKERIVRWFDLQEMARRSLAGYWAKRSGQERKDFVELFGDLFVESYTTLVVDHLGDQRVAFLSEKTDDRDAIVRTKFLSKRNEPTFVDFALLRRGNAWIPYDVVIDEVSIVGNYRIQFDKIIRDQSYEALVKKMRLKREAEGLGTTAKK; encoded by the coding sequence ATGTCAGGTGCGATGAGGTTGACTGTGCGAACAGGAGTAGTAAGCGGAGTCATAACCCTGATGTGGCTGGTCGTTGCGGCGTCCGCCTTTGCGAGCGAAACAACCGATCAGGTCAAGACCGAACTGGATCACCTTACGGGGATCGTGAAGGACCCGGCCTTACAGGAGAAGGCAAAGGAAGAGGCGCGGAAGTCGATGGTCAAAGAGCGGATCGTACGCTGGTTCGACCTGCAGGAGATGGCGCGCCGTTCTCTGGCCGGCTACTGGGCGAAGCGATCCGGACAGGAGCGAAAGGATTTCGTTGAGCTGTTCGGGGACCTGTTCGTCGAGTCCTATACGACGTTAGTGGTCGATCATCTCGGCGACCAGCGGGTTGCCTTTCTCTCGGAGAAGACCGATGACCGAGACGCCATCGTCAGGACCAAGTTCCTCTCGAAACGGAATGAGCCGACCTTTGTTGACTTCGCCCTCCTTCGTCGAGGCAACGCTTGGATTCCCTACGATGTGGTGATCGACGAGGTGAGCATCGTGGGGAATTACCGAATCCAGTTCGATAAGATCATCCGAGACCAGTCGTACGAAGCCCTCGTCAAGAAGATGCGTCTCAAGCGGGAGGCGGAGGGGTTAGGAACAACGGCAAAGAAGTAG
- a CDS encoding inositol-3-phosphate synthase, with product MSDKSSFYPELTRTIKPATGPFGVLLPGLGAVATTLIAGVHLINKGLAQPHGSLTQMQRMRLGKRTHPRFALIKEVVPLADLNDLVFGGWDIFPENAYQTACHAGVLPRELLDQVKGQLESVRPWPAVFEQAYVRRLSGPHLKSGPSKKHLADMLIEDIEAFRRKEGVARAVMIWCGSTEVFTQPAPVHETIEAFEAGLKANAPEISPCMIYAYAAISAGVPFANGSPNLAVDIPALVEYASKKRVPIAGKDFKTGQTFLKTVVAPGLKAKMLGVTGWFSTNILGNRDGEVLDDQGSFRTKEVSKGSVLGAILQPELYPELYGQVFHKVRIEYYPPRGDAKEGWDNIDIFGWVGQPMQIKINFLCRDSILAAPVALDLTLFLDLAQRAGLSGIQEWLSFYFKSPMARADLKPEHDLFIQHLKLTNTLRILVGEEVLDHSGLDYYESGDAYRAGMGGA from the coding sequence ATGAGCGACAAGAGTTCTTTTTATCCGGAACTGACCAGGACGATCAAGCCGGCCACCGGTCCGTTCGGGGTGCTGCTCCCGGGGTTGGGGGCGGTGGCCACGACCCTGATCGCAGGCGTCCATCTGATCAATAAAGGGCTTGCCCAACCGCACGGTTCTCTTACGCAGATGCAGCGGATGCGCCTGGGCAAGCGGACTCACCCCCGGTTCGCCCTGATCAAGGAGGTGGTCCCACTTGCCGATCTCAACGATCTGGTCTTCGGTGGCTGGGACATCTTCCCCGAGAACGCCTATCAGACCGCGTGCCATGCCGGGGTTCTACCCAGGGAGTTGCTGGACCAGGTCAAAGGCCAATTGGAATCTGTCAGGCCGTGGCCGGCGGTCTTTGAGCAGGCCTATGTCCGGAGGTTGTCTGGACCGCACCTCAAATCCGGCCCGAGCAAGAAGCACCTGGCGGACATGCTGATTGAGGACATCGAGGCATTCCGCCGGAAGGAGGGGGTCGCGCGGGCCGTGATGATCTGGTGTGGATCAACGGAGGTCTTCACACAGCCGGCTCCCGTACATGAGACGATCGAGGCCTTTGAGGCCGGTCTGAAGGCGAACGCCCCGGAAATCTCCCCGTGTATGATCTATGCCTATGCTGCTATCTCGGCCGGCGTGCCCTTTGCGAATGGCTCACCCAATCTTGCTGTGGATATCCCGGCGTTGGTAGAGTACGCCAGCAAAAAGCGCGTTCCGATCGCCGGGAAGGACTTTAAGACCGGCCAGACCTTTCTGAAGACCGTCGTCGCGCCAGGACTGAAGGCCAAGATGCTGGGGGTGACCGGCTGGTTTTCCACCAACATCCTGGGCAACCGGGATGGCGAAGTGTTGGATGATCAGGGATCGTTCAGAACGAAAGAGGTCAGTAAGGGCTCGGTCCTGGGCGCGATCCTGCAGCCGGAGCTCTACCCGGAGCTGTATGGCCAGGTCTTCCATAAGGTCCGAATTGAGTATTATCCGCCACGGGGCGATGCCAAGGAGGGGTGGGATAACATCGACATTTTCGGCTGGGTCGGTCAGCCGATGCAGATCAAGATTAATTTTCTCTGTCGGGATTCCATCCTGGCAGCGCCGGTGGCGCTCGACCTCACGCTGTTTCTGGACCTGGCCCAACGGGCCGGATTGTCGGGCATTCAGGAGTGGCTTTCGTTCTACTTCAAGTCCCCGATGGCCCGAGCGGACCTGAAGCCGGAACACGACCTGTTCATCCAGCATCTGAAGCTGACAAACACCTTGCGCATCCTGGTTGGGGAAGAGGTGCTTGACCACTCCGGGCTTGATTATTACGAATCCGGGGATGCCTATCGAGCCGGCATGGGCGGGGCGTAA
- a CDS encoding CDP-alcohol phosphatidyltransferase family protein, protein MMTKGSGEIPPDTVVAGIPLLRRIVMAASRVGCHEILVVDTGRPGLTRLLTGTRAVLLSPDKLTEHSYSNRILVLAGNLLPRPSLLTHLTGMPLRAETMHIPTDGIAVVETADPPAFLSMVGRAHDDLSLFSALERTYQKAGTLIGGGDWVRISNQADLRHAEWWLLRGLIKDTEGFMSRHFERKISLAVTRRLVRTDITPNQMTAVSVAIGLLGALFFLSFTPAYQLTGALLFLLHSILDGCDGEIARLKYLESRLGGILDFWGDNVVHSAVFMCIGLGWQMAIKAPFPLAFATSAVIGTLLSAGFVYRQTMRNKTAEGPLFTSITTSEAPSRLTALADSLTRRDFIYLVVILSAFGKAQWFLVLAAFGAPIFFFVLLWTSHRERVTA, encoded by the coding sequence ATGATGACGAAAGGCTCAGGAGAGATCCCCCCGGACACCGTTGTGGCCGGGATCCCGTTGCTTCGCCGCATTGTGATGGCCGCCTCCCGCGTGGGCTGCCACGAGATCCTGGTAGTGGATACCGGCCGGCCCGGGCTCACGAGGCTGTTGACAGGAACGCGGGCGGTGCTGCTTTCTCCGGATAAGCTCACCGAACATTCGTACTCCAACCGCATCCTGGTGCTTGCCGGGAACCTCCTCCCACGCCCTTCGCTGCTCACGCATCTGACCGGGATGCCGTTACGCGCTGAGACGATGCATATCCCCACAGACGGAATCGCTGTCGTTGAGACGGCTGATCCCCCTGCCTTTCTGTCGATGGTTGGGCGCGCTCACGATGATCTGTCGCTGTTCTCCGCACTGGAGCGGACCTACCAAAAAGCGGGCACCCTCATAGGTGGGGGGGACTGGGTCCGGATCTCGAATCAGGCGGACCTTCGTCACGCCGAGTGGTGGCTTCTGCGGGGCCTGATCAAGGACACGGAAGGTTTCATGTCGAGGCATTTCGAGCGGAAGATCTCACTGGCGGTCACCCGGCGCCTCGTGCGCACGGACATCACCCCGAACCAGATGACGGCCGTGAGCGTGGCGATAGGTCTACTGGGGGCCCTATTCTTTCTCTCGTTCACGCCCGCGTATCAACTGACTGGCGCGCTCCTGTTTCTCCTGCATTCGATCCTGGACGGCTGCGATGGAGAGATCGCCAGGCTCAAGTATCTGGAATCCCGTTTGGGCGGCATCCTGGACTTTTGGGGGGATAATGTTGTACACTCGGCGGTCTTTATGTGTATCGGTCTGGGATGGCAGATGGCTATTAAGGCTCCCTTCCCTTTGGCCTTCGCGACCTCCGCGGTGATCGGAACCCTCCTGTCGGCCGGTTTTGTCTACCGACAGACCATGCGGAATAAGACCGCCGAGGGGCCGCTGTTTACCTCCATCACCACCTCCGAGGCCCCATCTCGCCTTACTGCCCTTGCCGATTCCCTCACAAGGCGGGATTTCATCTATCTCGTTGTTATTCTCTCAGCCTTCGGGAAGGCTCAATGGTTTTTGGTTCTGGCCGCCTTCGGCGCGCCGATCTTTTTCTTCGTATTACTGTGGACCTCACACAGGGAAAGGGTAACAGCATGA
- a CDS encoding Gfo/Idh/MocA family oxidoreductase, with amino-acid sequence MLRGAIIGLGNVAVNGHLPGWEGCERARIVAAADALEPRLVEARQRLPRAGLYTGVEALLASEPLDFLDICTPPGTHASLTLMALRRGLHVLCEKPLVLSPDELRLVRHAQAESGRVLHTVHNWLYAPIILKATDLIITGQIGTVRHIRWQVLRREPSVAVGLVLDSTEGAVPGNWRLDPTMAGGGILLDHGWHALYIILRWLGTDPKTIAASLEKRAHPEWPVEDTATVQLNFPEAVADIFLTWAASSRDNSAVIEGTRGVIRLEDGALILQSEGGEQRWTFEQPLSQGSHHPDWFSHVRNDFLREISDTERNGENLATASLCAQLLHLAKESHTGGGQHLAVSGQLKG; translated from the coding sequence ATGTTGAGAGGCGCCATCATCGGCCTGGGGAATGTGGCGGTGAATGGGCATCTGCCCGGATGGGAAGGATGCGAGCGCGCCCGGATCGTTGCCGCCGCTGATGCCCTTGAGCCCAGGCTTGTCGAGGCCCGGCAGCGTCTTCCAAGAGCCGGATTGTACACCGGGGTCGAAGCGCTGCTTGCCTCCGAACCTCTCGACTTTCTCGATATCTGCACACCTCCGGGAACCCACGCATCCCTTACCCTGATGGCCCTTCGTCGTGGACTCCATGTGTTGTGCGAGAAGCCCCTCGTCCTCTCTCCCGATGAGTTGCGACTGGTGAGGCATGCGCAGGCAGAAAGCGGGCGGGTCCTGCATACCGTCCATAACTGGCTGTATGCGCCGATCATCCTGAAAGCGACAGACCTGATCATAACGGGGCAGATCGGGACAGTACGGCACATACGCTGGCAGGTGCTCCGTCGCGAACCATCGGTCGCGGTTGGGCTCGTCCTGGACTCCACTGAGGGGGCAGTACCCGGCAACTGGCGGCTCGATCCGACTATGGCAGGGGGCGGCATCCTGTTGGACCATGGGTGGCACGCCCTGTACATCATATTACGCTGGCTTGGTACCGACCCGAAAACGATCGCTGCCTCCCTCGAGAAGCGAGCCCATCCGGAATGGCCCGTTGAGGATACCGCCACCGTTCAGTTGAACTTTCCGGAGGCAGTGGCCGATATCTTTCTGACGTGGGCCGCGTCTTCACGGGACAACAGCGCCGTGATCGAGGGGACCCGTGGAGTCATCCGATTAGAGGACGGCGCCCTGATTCTGCAAAGTGAAGGGGGCGAGCAGCGCTGGACATTCGAGCAGCCGCTCTCGCAGGGCTCCCACCATCCGGATTGGTTCAGTCACGTCAGAAACGATTTTCTGCGGGAGATTTCAGATACTGAGCGGAATGGAGAGAACCTTGCCACGGCTTCACTCTGCGCGCAGCTTTTGCACCTCGCCAAGGAATCGCACACCGGAGGAGGTCAGCATTTAGCCGTCAGCGGTCAACTGAAGGGCTGA
- a CDS encoding aspartate aminotransferase family protein, translating to MKRNIPGKRSKAIFAREARHMAPGLQSIALYSGLAMAGGQGCTLIDEDGNRYLDFMAGIGVGSIGHTHPHYVEAMQAQIERLTFGSFVTENRARFLALLASVTPKGLKRIQMYSSGAEAVEAAFRLAKSATKRFEFVGFWGGFHGKTGGVLGLLGDDFKKQLGPFMPGLYSAPYANCYRCPLKLRYPDCGIACADSLRQVIRYQTQGEIAAIIVEPIQGTAGNVIPPQGFLSAVQAIAKECDALLIADEMLTGFGRTGSMWGCDHEPILPDVMTVGKGMGGGFPVSGVISTQKLMASKPFGNPSGSSSSYGGNPLAATAGLATLEVIRKDQLVANAKRVGAVMLKRLEAMKEKYPFVGDVRGRGLLLGVELVKDRQTKEPLSKPITQRLFQACLRRGLLAMCYSYNIRINPPLVITEDQALEGLDILDEAFAELEKTGYKGE from the coding sequence ATGAAACGAAACATTCCTGGAAAACGGTCGAAGGCGATCTTCGCCCGTGAGGCGCGCCACATGGCGCCGGGCTTGCAGTCGATCGCGTTGTATTCCGGGCTGGCGATGGCCGGCGGTCAAGGGTGCACACTGATCGATGAGGACGGCAACCGGTACCTCGATTTCATGGCCGGGATCGGTGTGGGGAGCATCGGACATACGCATCCGCACTACGTCGAGGCGATGCAGGCCCAGATTGAGCGGCTGACGTTCGGCAGCTTCGTCACCGAGAACCGGGCCCGGTTCCTAGCGTTGTTGGCATCGGTCACGCCGAAAGGACTCAAGCGGATCCAGATGTATTCTAGTGGGGCGGAGGCGGTCGAGGCTGCCTTCAGACTCGCCAAGTCGGCGACGAAGAGGTTCGAGTTTGTCGGCTTCTGGGGCGGGTTCCATGGCAAGACCGGCGGGGTTCTTGGGCTGTTGGGGGATGATTTTAAGAAGCAGTTGGGACCTTTCATGCCTGGCCTCTACAGCGCCCCATACGCGAACTGTTATCGCTGTCCTTTGAAGCTCCGTTATCCCGACTGCGGTATTGCCTGTGCGGATTCCTTGCGTCAGGTGATCCGGTATCAGACGCAGGGCGAGATCGCCGCGATCATCGTGGAACCGATCCAGGGGACCGCAGGGAATGTGATTCCGCCCCAGGGATTCTTGAGCGCGGTGCAGGCAATAGCGAAGGAGTGCGACGCCCTGCTGATCGCCGACGAGATGCTCACAGGCTTCGGACGCACAGGATCGATGTGGGGGTGCGACCACGAGCCGATTCTGCCGGACGTGATGACAGTCGGCAAGGGAATGGGCGGGGGGTTCCCGGTCAGCGGGGTGATCTCGACGCAAAAACTGATGGCGAGCAAGCCCTTTGGCAATCCGAGCGGAAGCTCATCAAGCTATGGAGGTAATCCGCTCGCCGCAACAGCGGGGCTGGCTACCCTCGAGGTGATTCGAAAGGATCAGCTTGTGGCGAATGCCAAGCGCGTCGGCGCGGTCATGCTGAAGCGGCTGGAAGCGATGAAGGAGAAATACCCGTTTGTAGGTGATGTACGGGGCAGAGGGCTCTTGCTGGGGGTGGAACTGGTCAAGGATAGACAGACCAAGGAACCGCTGTCAAAGCCAATCACGCAAAGACTGTTTCAGGCCTGCCTCCGAAGGGGATTGCTTGCCATGTGCTATTCCTACAACATCCGGATCAACCCGCCGCTGGTTATTACCGAGGACCAGGCATTAGAAGGCCTCGACATTCTTGACGAGGCCTTTGCCGAATTAGAAAAGACAGGGTACAAAGGGGAATAG